Proteins encoded in a region of the Bubalus bubalis isolate 160015118507 breed Murrah chromosome 9, NDDB_SH_1, whole genome shotgun sequence genome:
- the CLEC4G gene encoding C-type lectin domain family 4 member G isoform X2, which translates to MDTAGYSKWDGRLEEVPGGHLGRWGRRPLFLVLALVVITVLWALILSVLFSKASTERGALLDLQEGLSANGLRTQAQLQTVSKELTEARSKLLQQESALKELSERVTQNLAEAGRDRENIRTELFRALEQARLGNSSCKECPESWLPFQGSCYFFSTLRATWVEAQQHCERSGAHLVIVGGLEEQGFLSRNTRGRGYWLGLRAVRKVRRIQGYQWVDGVALSFSHWNRGEPNDSMGREDCIMMLRTGMWNDAPCDNENDNWICEKRLSC; encoded by the exons ATGGACACTGCTGGGTACAGCAAGTGGGACGGCAGGCTGGAAGAGGTCCCCGGAG GGCACTTGGGACGCTGGGGACGGAGACCCCTTTTCCTGGTCTTGGCTCTCGTGGTCATCACAGTCCTGTGGGCCCTCATTCTCAGCGTCCTGTTTTCCAAGG CGTCCACCGAGCGCGGGGCGCTGCTTGACCTCCAAGAGGGGCTGAGCGCAAACG gcctgagGACGCAGGCACAGCTGCAGACAGTCAGCAAGGAGCTTACAGAGGCAAGGTCGAAGTTGTTGCAGCAGGAGAGTGCCCTAAAGGAATTGAGCGAGCGCG TGACCCAGAACCTGGCTGAAGCGGGGAGGGACCGTGAGAACATTCGCACTGAGCTCTTCCGGGCACTGGAGCAAGCCCGGCTTGGAAACA GCTCCTGCAAGGAGTGCCCCGAGTCGTGGCTGCCGTTCCAGGGTTCCTGTTACTTCTTCTCCACGCTGCGGGCCACGTGGGTGGAGGCACAGCAGCACTGCGAGCGCTCCGGCGCGCACCTGGTGATAGTCGGAGGCCTGGAAGAGCAG GGTTTCCTGAGTCGGAATACGCGTGGCCGCGGTTATTGGCTGGGCCTCAGGGCCGTGCGCAAGGTGCGCAGGATCCAGGGCTACCAGTGGGTGGACGGAGTCGCGCTCAGCTTCAG CCACTGGAATCGGGGGGAGCCCAACGACTCTATGGGGCGCGAGGATTGTATCATGATGCTCCGCACGGGGATGTGGAACGACGCGCCGTGTGACAACGAGAACGACAACTGGATCTGTGAGAAGAGGCTCAGCTGCTGA
- the CLEC4G gene encoding C-type lectin domain family 4 member G isoform X1, translating to MDTAGYSKWDGRLEEVPGGHLGRWGRRPLFLVLALVVITVLWALILSVLFSKASTERGALLDLQEGLSANASKQSAVLGILKEEVRACNSCCLRTQAQLQTVSKELTEARSKLLQQESALKELSERVTQNLAEAGRDRENIRTELFRALEQARLGNSSCKECPESWLPFQGSCYFFSTLRATWVEAQQHCERSGAHLVIVGGLEEQGFLSRNTRGRGYWLGLRAVRKVRRIQGYQWVDGVALSFSHWNRGEPNDSMGREDCIMMLRTGMWNDAPCDNENDNWICEKRLSC from the exons ATGGACACTGCTGGGTACAGCAAGTGGGACGGCAGGCTGGAAGAGGTCCCCGGAG GGCACTTGGGACGCTGGGGACGGAGACCCCTTTTCCTGGTCTTGGCTCTCGTGGTCATCACAGTCCTGTGGGCCCTCATTCTCAGCGTCCTGTTTTCCAAGG CGTCCACCGAGCGCGGGGCGCTGCTTGACCTCCAAGAGGGGCTGAGCGCAAACG CCTCCAAACAGTCGGCGGTCCTGGGTATCTTGAAGGAGGAGGTCCGAGCGTGCAATAGCTGCT gcctgagGACGCAGGCACAGCTGCAGACAGTCAGCAAGGAGCTTACAGAGGCAAGGTCGAAGTTGTTGCAGCAGGAGAGTGCCCTAAAGGAATTGAGCGAGCGCG TGACCCAGAACCTGGCTGAAGCGGGGAGGGACCGTGAGAACATTCGCACTGAGCTCTTCCGGGCACTGGAGCAAGCCCGGCTTGGAAACA GCTCCTGCAAGGAGTGCCCCGAGTCGTGGCTGCCGTTCCAGGGTTCCTGTTACTTCTTCTCCACGCTGCGGGCCACGTGGGTGGAGGCACAGCAGCACTGCGAGCGCTCCGGCGCGCACCTGGTGATAGTCGGAGGCCTGGAAGAGCAG GGTTTCCTGAGTCGGAATACGCGTGGCCGCGGTTATTGGCTGGGCCTCAGGGCCGTGCGCAAGGTGCGCAGGATCCAGGGCTACCAGTGGGTGGACGGAGTCGCGCTCAGCTTCAG CCACTGGAATCGGGGGGAGCCCAACGACTCTATGGGGCGCGAGGATTGTATCATGATGCTCCGCACGGGGATGTGGAACGACGCGCCGTGTGACAACGAGAACGACAACTGGATCTGTGAGAAGAGGCTCAGCTGCTGA